The sequence GATACTATTTTTATTGCTGCTCAAGCCAAACCACTAATTAGCACTACACAAAATGGAATATATTTATATACCTAGTGTAACCAGCTAAAATCAATATACACTTTACTTGTATTTCTCTTTACTTTTGCTCTCTAACTTTAATAGGTTCTATGTGTGTGCATGACAAAACTGTGTTAACagctggcagtggcgtagcatgggttgtcagcacccggggcaaggcaagtaatttgcgccccctaacccgtggattttagcactcgagtgcgagcgtgccccccagatgttgtggctggtgcggccggcccccctgcacccccccacactacgccactggggctgggggcgagcgaaggagccaaggacccccccaaaggctcagcaggaatttattaaatttattacttgCAGAGCCCccacgggccgaggcagccgaagccccctcccctcaggcgcctccccgccccctcctctccttgggctgtaggtggagcccgcgctccgaggcgctccagatccgggtttggcgagcgcctctcctcctcccggccgggtccgggggcttccagccgcgctccgtcctcgccccctcccccccccccgcggctgagacttgcgctgagagccggagccagtggCGCCCCCTTCCGCTGGGAGACCCTCGCCTGCCCACCGGCTTCCTCttggagggttttggggagggcagggcgcgttgaggcccctcggagctctcctcccttccagtcagcagaagcagctgtggctgggccgaggggatggcggcggcggcggcggggtgcggaggctgcccatgcctggccaggcgtcggtggcggcgtcggcgctgctgcaacggctgctcctcctgcgagcagtgagtggagcgcagctgcAGCGGCGtcgggggcgcgcgcgcgctagggtgcaaggctggcggtggcggcggggagcccggcggaggaaggaacttgtcccttccctctggactcgcgcccccccagatgttgcgcccggtgcggccggcacccctggcaccccccacgctacgccactgacagcTGGTTCTTGATAGAGTTCTGATGAACTCAACAGCTTTGTCTTTCTGATTTCAATAACTGGTACTCATGAAAAGGTATTGTTAGCAACCGCTCAACTGTCCTAAGGCACCAACAAGCTACCGGTACATCATTTCCtcccaacattttttttcagaGTTAAGGGGCCCGCTCAATTACTTTCTTATATGCTCCGTCCAGCATACAAAGCGACGCTTCGCACCTGCGTAGTCAGCACGGAAGGCGGGGCAAAAGGAGATGAAATCACGTGATTTGTGACGCGTTTGAGTGGAACCAATCTAAAATCCCCGCGTTGCTTTGCAATTGGATAGCTACTAGAAATCCCGCGTTTTTTCTATGCCATTTCTGGTTTCTTTGTTCACGGATAAACGGGCCTCCCACTCCCCAATTTGCAGTATAGCTAAACCGACAATTAAAAGGGGTGTTATGTTAAGAAACACACGAGGCAGCATACAGAACTTCTTTAGATGAAAACGGAAAACCTATTTGCAGACGCGTAGGTCTGGGGGAAAGCAGCTGCGAGATCTGCTACAAAGAAGCCTTGAGAAAGGAAATGGCGACCAGCATTACTCCTTTATTAGCGTTGTACATGGAGCTTAAAATTAAAAGCAAGGCGGGAAACCGGGGGTGGGGATTTTATTTAATTAACCCAGAAAATAGCAAGATCACAAGCTCCCACTACGTATTTAGTTTTAAGAGGGAACCTCAGTCGGTCGTTACAAATGTAGCGCTGTGACAAGAAAATATAAAAAGCTGGAAACCAGCCAAAGTTCCTAAACTGTAATCATGTTTCCTTAGGCAGCCTCAGCGCAAGGCTACATTGCTACCGAAAAATCGCAACAAATACATTTCATCACAACGTTGCTTTTTTAAGATACAAGCGAGCGCGGCTCTTTTTATGAAAGCGTGGGTGGCCCTTATAAGGGCCTTTTGGGTTAAGTATATGAAGGGTTTTGAAAAGTTTAGCCACCAAAACCGTACAGAGTACGACCCTGGCGCTTCAGAGCGTAGACGACGTCCATGGCAGTCACGGTCTTCCTCTTTGCGTGCTCGGTGTAGGTCACAGCATCGCGAATCACGTTCTCCAGGAAGACTTTGAGGACGCCTCGGGTCTCTTCGTAGATCAAGCCAGAAATACGCTTCACGCCTCCGCGGCGAGCCAAGCGGCGGATAGCAGGCTTGGTGATGCCCTGGATGTTATCGCGAAGCACTTTGCGGTGCCGCTTGGCGCCTCCCTTTCCAAGGCCTTTGCCACCCTTTCCGCGACCAGACATCTCTGCTGAGCGAGTCTCTGCCTCTCTGACGAAGAAAAAAGGAATGAAGCTGCGGGAACAACGGCACGGGTATATATAGCACTGAGCCCGACCTGAGTGAAACCCGCACAAAGGGGGCGTGTTCTGATTTCACCACGCCCCTTTTCCGTCAGCGCGTTCGTCATAGTAGCTCGGCTTCTTCACCAATCAAGCCGCGAGGGTTTGAATCTGACCAATCAGATTTTTCTCTTATTTCACGTTATTTGGGTATGCTTGGAGCCTCAGTAAAAGATGGTTAGCAGGCGAAATTATATGCAATTCATACAGGGAAATTGTTCTATTCAGGTTTGTGCATTTTGCTTTTAAGGGGCAATTTTTTACGTACCACCCAGTAAGTGGGTATCAGCCCCAGGAGTAATAGCGAGACTGAAGTGGCGAGGCATGAAATCGGTTGGTGCCACTTTAATCACTTTAAATAATAGCCGAGTCGAGGAAATGATTTATTAAAATGCCGTTCTAGTATTAACTGCTTTCTTTTCCCAGCGCTCACTTCAGTGTAACATCCGACGCCGATCGAGACACACGGATGCCAAAATGCTCGAATGTTCCTTAATCGTTCTTTCCTAACTAGGAGAAGCCACACAGAGCCCCTCTTTAATTAATATTCACCACCACAGCACTCCGAGGAAGCCTCGCTTTAAAAGATACATAATGTGGATCTCACGGCCTGTTCCCTAAGTGTTACAAGTTACAGAAAGCTCAAAGCTCAGCGCCGCTCAATGCTCTGATGCTTTTTCGCTACAGAAATGAGATCATGGAAAGGAAGTATCATTAGCTCCAATGAGAATGAATGACGAAAAAGCTCTGACGAATAGAAGAGGAGCAGCTTTTGTCCAATCATGGTGTAGCCCGGCAACTTAAAAAATATGTATCATGGCTCTTTCAACCAATCAGGTCAAGAGGAGGTTTCTATAAATGTCCGCGATTCTGCTCTGtttgctcattcatttcagtctTAGACCTGTATTGCTTTGTCCCGTCTATTTGCTGCTGGCGAGAGAATGGCTCGGACCAAGCAGACCGCCCGCAAATCTACCGGCGGCAAAGCGCCGCGCAAGCAGCTGGCCACGAAGGCTGCGCGTAAAAGCGCTCCGGCCACGGGGGGCGTGAAGAAGCCTCACCGCTACCGGCCGGGCACAGTGGCGCTGCGCGAGATCCGGCGCTACCAGAAGTCTACGGAGCTTCTGATCCGCAAGCTGCCCTTCCAGCGTCTGGTGCGCGAGATCGCGCAGGACTTCAAGACGGACCTTCGTTTCCAGAGCTCTGCGGTGATGGCTCTGCAGGAGGCGAGCGAGGCTTACCTGGTGGGTCTGTTCGAAGACACGAACCTGTGCGCCATCCACGCCAAGCGGGTGACCATCATGCCCAAAGACATCCAGCTCGCCAGGCGCATCCGCGGGGAAAGAGCATGAGGCAGCACCTGCTACTTCGTAGCCCCCCGCACCCCCTTGCGCCTCGTCATTACCCCAAAGGCTCTTTTGAGAGCCACCACATTCTCCTCCGGAAGAGCTGGGACTCGCTTCTGTTTCTGTGAACTGAACCCAAGTAAAGTTGCTAATGTTTAGCACTACTCCATACGTTGGTCCCAACATCTATCACTTACACTCGCCGCACAGCCCCCCCTTCCTTAATCGCTTTTTTTAAAGGAGTGGGAAACACAGTGAGTGGGAAATTGTGTGTCTACAGCCCTGGAACTCGTACACCAGGGTTTCTTGCACTCGGGACCTGCTCGCAGAACTCTTGGCCACTATTAAAGGAGGATGTTAGCTTAGATGGGCATTTGGTGGGAACAAGACAGGTCCTCCGCGTCTTAAGAATCGATAATtctaatagttttttaaaaatgcctgctTAGTTGATGGCGCTGCAGTAATCCCGCTCAAACAAGCCACTGCCTTTCACATTCAGGTACCCACAGCCACGAAGCTGTGCATAGTTGTCAGAAGTGCCAGCGCTGTCTATGGTAGTGTCAGTGAGTGCGTTCCTATTAAACAGCGGTTGGGGTGCGGGGAGACTATCCAAACGCCAGTCCCGGAACCCAGGCATAGGTGGCAACTCCCTGGGTTTCCGAGCACCCACACAATTTCCCATGAATGGGCACCCAACAATTTCGGTGctagggccatgcatgctgcatggcatcTACGGCCCCAAGCACCCACGGTCGCGGGGCAAAGCTGGCACTCCTGAAGCCAGATGGGTTGACGTGCGGCGAGCTGCTAGCGCCGACTGTACTGTGTACAGGGATTGCAGCGTCCCTTTATTTTTGATTTTATTAAAAAGGAGGCGTGCGGGAGAGGTGTGACTTTCCAAACACCCAAGTACGGTAAACCTCTCCTGACCCTTATGATGCCTGGTACAGCTCTGTAAAACCAAGTACCCCAAACCATACGGCTAAAGAGGCGAACCACTCAACCCTGTGCGTAGCTGCATCGAAGTGGTAGCGCAGAGTAGGGTGTAAGTGCGCACAGGAATTTATTAAAAAGCGGgcgagagaggggtgtgtgagtttcAAAGTACGGGGAGAACCTCTGTGGTGCGTAAGTCAGCTCTTTCCGGGTGAGAAAGTGGGTGGCTCTTAAAAGAGCCTTTGGGATGGCGAGGGCTgctggcgggcgggcgggcgggcatgGCGCGGCCTCTTCACTTCTTCTTGGGCGCCGCCTTCTTGGGCTTGGCCACTCTGGCCTTGGGCGTCTTGGGCTTGGCTTTAGCCTTGGCCTTGACGGCCTTGGCCTTAGCGGGGCTCTTGGGCGCCGCCTTCTTGGGCTTGGCCTTCTTGGGGCTCTTGGCCGGCGCTTTCTTGGCGCCCGCCGCCGGCTTCTTGGCCGCGGCCGCCTTCTTGGGGCTCTTCTTGGCGGCCGGCTTCTTGGGCTTCTTGGCCGAGCCGGAGGCGGGCTTCTTGGGCGTCGCCTTCTTGGTGCGCCCGGCGGCCGCGGCCGGCTTCTTCTTGGCCCCGGCCGCCTTGTCCCTGGCCGTGTCGTGCAGCTGCTTCTTGTTGAGCTTGAAGGAGCCCGAGGCGCCCGTGCCTTTGGTCTGCACCAAGGTGCCTTTGCTGACGAGGCTCTTGAGGCCCAGCTTGATGCGGCTGTTGTTCTTGTCCACGTCGTAGCCGGCGGCCGCCAGCGCCTTCTTGAGCGCCGCCAGGGACACCCCGTTGCGCTCCTTGGACGCGGCCACCGCCTTGGTCAGCAGCTCCGTCACGCTGGGGCCCGACGCCTTGCGCGGCGCCTTGGCGGCTCCCGCCGGCTTCTTGGCTTTCTTGGCCGGCGCCTTGGCGGCCGGCGCCGCGGCCACGGGCGCTTCGGGAGCAGTCTCCGACATGGTCGCCTCGGCTCGCGACGGCTTTCCGCTGGGGCTGATGCtgaacgaggaggaggaggcgggctgCGGGCTAGAACCTCTCGGAACCGAAAAGTAAAGTCTGAAGTGCGGCCCCGGAGCTGCCTGCTATTTATAGGGGCGGAGCTGCGCGCTGATTGGTGCGCTCGCAGACCCCGCGCTCTCCTCCGCAGCCAGAAATGGCTCCTGTCCCCGCTGCAACTTTGTGTTTCTTGAGTGCCACAAAACGGCCCAAATCGCCGCCTCGCCGCCTCGCAGCGCGCCGGGCCCCGGGCGAAACGGACCCGCGGGAGCCTCTCTCTCCGAGCCCGGCCGCCTCGCGGGCCGGGGAGGCGGCGCGCCCGGGGAAACCAGGCAGAAGCGCGGCCGAGTCCCGCTCAGCGCGCCTGGCGCCGGGAAATCTGGGCCCTTTTCGGCTAAATTAAAAACTTCTCGCGGCGATCGGGGGCCCGAGAAAGGCGCCGGGCCAATCTCGGGGGGGTCTGCGCCCCGCTGGTGGGGGACCCGGCGTCTCCCGAGTGGCCGTTGTTGCGCAAAAGCGCTTCGAGTTGGGCCAAgtaacacattcattcattcactttggGCCCAGAGAGAAGTTGCCTCGCACAGAAAGGCCCTCAGTTGTAGGGCGTAGAAAATTTCTAAAACATAATtgtcctttccccttttcttttctttattgtgatGCTTAAGGCCTGGGCCCCTGAGGAACCCAAAACATTTTTAAGGTGACCCATTAGTTCCCCATAAGACACTATGTATTTAGATTGGTTTCTGTTGTCTAGCACTGGAACATgagaaatgtttttattaaaagttGTTTTCTCTTTCAACTTTACATCATCACAttgtttgctatttattttatatttgaaagGGGATAGCATATATAATATTCTGAAGTATATGGAACATAGAGGACACTAAATGGCTATAAAGAGGCCAGTGCCTCTGCCCATGGATGAATGGTAAATGAACGAAGAGCAGAATATTTATTTAGAACTGCAGGattatgatgctgctttaaaaaaaataaaaatttaaaaaaatccagaaaTCAGAATACAGATAAGCAATACCTGAAACTTCTGTTATTAAACCAATTTTAAGTTACCCTCTAATATCATTAAATCCTTCTGCAAATTGGCAATTTCGTCATGCTCTATACATCTCTTTGCAATACATCTCTTGCCCTTACAGTTTTATAAAGTACACTTTAGGGCAGAGTTctcgccagatgtttttgggttcccgttcccatcagccacagccagcatggccaatggccaaccaaggaagatgggagttgtagtccagcagcatattGGAAGACTCCATGTTGTCTATCCCTGTTTTAGACTGGAGACATAGGATGGATGCAGTGCAGCCTAGTGACATTTCTATGTTTTGTTACTTGTGGTAATGTCTTAATCCCCTTTCATGGTCCTCATATAATTTTCTTACTTGAGTGAAATTAATGCATTTGCATTCCAGTTCaaataaaatggttttttaaattttttttaaaaagcagtcctTTGCCTCCTCTGAAGGAATATATGTTTAAAAAGccatagcaaaaataaaaaaccaagcaAAAGAAAGCGTTACAAAACTACACAGGATCACATCTTGTTTAACCTGTGCATGCAAGAAATGTACACATCACATCAAGGGATCTTTGTGGAGAGTTACAGCTTAAGTCACAAGAAAATTTATTTATGGGAGAAAACTTGCATGCTTTGGGGAAATGGGAGTTCAGCTTAGTTTTATTTCCATTCTCCCAGATTTTAAAATTGCCCACTTGTATAATAaacatagggacgtgggtggcgctgtggtctaaaccacagagcctagggcttgctgatcagaaggctggcagtttgaatccccatgaaggggttagggtgatctcccgttgctcggtccctgctcctgccaacctagcagttcgaaagcacaccagtgcaagtagataaataggtaccactctggcaggaaggtaaacggcattttcgtgcactgctctggttcgccagaagcggcttagtcatgctggccacatgacccggaagctgtacgccggctcccttggccagtaaagcgagatgagcactgcaaccccagagtcattcgtgactggacctaatggtcaggagtccctttacctttttataataaACATAGCAGCAGCTGGTATACTGAAAGCAGGGTGTGACATCACAGCCAGGATGTGAAGAATATTTATGAAATTCCTGGGTTCTACTCTTTTGAAATGGTGGCAGTGAGGGAGTTTCTCCTTCTCAACCTCATGTACCTTTGCAGAGTTGTTGTAGATATACATGAATGCATTGCAACTTTAGCATCTGTGCTATGCAGGCACACAGAAATCTCGCCGAAGCGATCTCTTTTTtaatatccatctatctatctatcgatcgatCGATCATCTATCGATCATCTATCCATCTCTATCAAAACCACACCACACGCTCTCTCATACAACCTTCCTTGCAAAGCCACTAACTTGCTCTAGAAGCCATGAAAGCCTAGGGCCTGGGGTATCACTTGAAATACAagaatggggaaccagtggctcaccagatgatgttggactacaattcccattagccaCAGCCAGCAGTCAacgcttagggatgatgggagttgtagtccaacatcatttggaGGCCCCAGCAGCAGATGCCATGATGGGGCTGTCTCTCTCGTGGCACAATGACATGCCACATGGCCCTTGTCCTCACTTAAAGGGATTAAATGTGGGGAATACATGATGCGCAAGATATGGATAATAATCGGACAGTCCACTAGGTGGCAGTAAGAAACAAACATTTAATAGTCACATCATTGAATCAGGggcacaaaattcagagagggaCATTATTAGCAGTTTTAGGCAGACCAATAATTAACTTTCTGCTCTTCAGTTGAATCAGTTAAACAGCCCAGCATAGTTTACATTTACATACCTTGAGCATAAGAAGAAAATACTTGGTGATGAATGTATAAAGCCAACAAATGATTTAATTAAGTTGTTTTGTTCCTCTTTCAGAACCATTGAGTACAGTAGATTACCtgagaggaaggaaaggagagggtTCAAATGGGAAAGAAATGGCTGAGAGGAGAGAAAGGAGGAAATGGTTCCTCTAGACTTTTCCAGTTTCCCAACTCACTCTATGAAACATTAAATGGACAGCACAGCACAGAGATGTTGAAGTACTTCTTTGGGAAaggtgcatacaaaaatgcaaatattaatgaATATGATGTACAAGGAGGATGCATGGCACTGCGGGAACTGGCTTGCAAACAAGTATCCATTCGGCAAAAAGATGAGGATAAATGAACACAAATGTGTGTATGAACCCTCCACCTTGGACCAAACAGGACATTGAGATGGACGTTAAAACTGGAGGTCTTtgaaaagatataaggatgttaaTGAACTAAGTTAGGTTTATAAGAATTAGGACTTGGAAAGCTGTTAGAAGGATatgcatggaaattcaaccaaggggaagcgaggaagtcacctaacaatgttaataagtgtaattttaacaaggttatgatttatgtttgtttgtttgtgtgttttgtttgtctataattttgtgaaaattaataatttttttgaaaaacaagaacaacaaaaaactgGAGGTCAAGTCACCATGTTTCCAGCTCCCAGAAGGGCATGCAGT comes from Podarcis raffonei isolate rPodRaf1 chromosome 13, rPodRaf1.pri, whole genome shotgun sequence and encodes:
- the LOC128399538 gene encoding histone H4; translated protein: MSGRGKGGKGLGKGGAKRHRKVLRDNIQGITKPAIRRLARRGGVKRISGLIYEETRGVLKVFLENVIRDAVTYTEHAKRKTVTAMDVVYALKRQGRTLYGFGG
- the LOC128399534 gene encoding histone H1.4-like — its product is MSETAPEAPVAAAPAAKAPAKKAKKPAGAAKAPRKASGPSVTELLTKAVAASKERNGVSLAALKKALAAAGYDVDKNNSRIKLGLKSLVSKGTLVQTKGTGASGSFKLNKKQLHDTARDKAAGAKKKPAAAAGRTKKATPKKPASGSAKKPKKPAAKKSPKKAAAAKKPAAGAKKAPAKSPKKAKPKKAAPKSPAKAKAVKAKAKAKPKTPKARVAKPKKAAPKKK